The Medicago truncatula cultivar Jemalong A17 chromosome 4, MtrunA17r5.0-ANR, whole genome shotgun sequence genome includes a region encoding these proteins:
- the LOC11434390 gene encoding heavy metal-associated isoprenylated plant protein 7 produces the protein MGEEEKKTEEPKKKEETKPEETKDEAAVPAPPPAEILLKVFMHCESCARKVRRSLKDFPGVEEVIADCKSHTVVVKGEKAEPLKVLERVQKKSHRKVELLSPIPIAPEEEKPAEEEKAAPEEEKKDEPQIVITVLKVHMHCEACAEEIKKRILKMNVTTNMRLKLIINSKAKAWPYSTEGTVTPPLING, from the exons ATGGGGGAG gaAGAGAAGAAAACAGAGGAAccgaagaagaaagaagaaaccaAGCCAGAGGAAACAAAAGATGAAGCTGCTGTTCCTGCGCCACCTCCGGCAGAGATTTTGCTGAAAGTTTTCATGCATTGTGAAAGCTGTGCTCGGAAAGTTCGTCGGTCGTTGAAAGATTTTCCAGGTGTTGAAGAAGTGATAGCTGATTGCAAGTCTCATACGGTGGTTGTGAAAGGAGAGAAAGCGGAGCCATTGAAGGTTTTGGAAAGGGTTCAGAAGAAGAGTCATAGGAAGGTTGAGCTTCTTTCTCCGATCCCAATTGCTCCTGAGGAGGAAAAACCTGCTGAGGAAGAGAAGGCTGCACCTGAAGAGGAGAAGAAAGATGag CCTCAGATTGTGATTACTGTCCTTAAAGTTCACATGCATTGTGAAGCTTGTGCAGAGGAAATCAAAAAACGGATACTTAAAATGAATG TGACAACAAACATGAGATTAAAGCTGATAATAAACTCTAAAGCAAAAGCTTGGCCATATTCAACTGAAGGAACCGTGACACCACCACTCATAAATGGATGA